A single window of Ammospiza caudacuta isolate bAmmCau1 chromosome Z, bAmmCau1.pri, whole genome shotgun sequence DNA harbors:
- the THAP1 gene encoding THAP domain-containing protein 1 yields MVQSCSAYRCRNRYDKEKPISFHKFPLTRPDLCKKWEAAVKRKNFKPTKYSSICSEHFTPDCFKRECNNKLLKENAVPTIFCYTEPGEKSEEFAEQPEDPLPPPPLPPPPPPPPPPPPPAAPVLPQSPSTPSFHLSQIDARFVDPSIGLLMPPLQTPSNLAVFCDHNYTVEDTVHQRKRIQQLEEQVEKLRKKLKTAQQRCRRQERQIEKLREIVQFQKEKDILAGKGYVILPNDYFEVVEVPA; encoded by the exons ATGGTGCAGTCCTGTTCCGCCTACCGCTGCCGGAACCGATACGACAAAGAGAAGCCCATCTCTTTCCACAA GTTCCCTCTTACAAGACCCGATCTTTGCAAGAAGTGGGAAGCTGCTGTTAAGAGGAAAAACTTCAAGCCGACCAAGTACAGCAGCATTTGCTCAGAACACTTTACCCCCGATTGCTTTAAGAGGGAATGCAATAACAAGCTCCTAAAAGAGAATGCTGTGCCCACAATTTTCTGTTACACTGAACCCGGTGAAAAG TCTGAAGAATTTGCAGAGCAGCCAGAAGATCCACTGCCGCCTCCTCCACTGCCACCGCCGCCACCGcctccaccaccaccaccaccaccagcagctccagtaCTACCACAGTCTCCATCAACTCCTTCTTTTCATTTGTCTCAAATAGATGCCAGATTTGTAGATCCCAGTATTGGATTATTGATGCCCCCTCTTCAGACCCCCAGCAATCTTGCTGTTTTTTGCGATCATAACTACACCGTTGAGGATACAGTCCATCAGCGGAAAAGGATTCAACAGCTGGAGGAACAGGTTGAAAAACTGCGCAAGAAGCTCAAGACCGCACAACAGCGGTGCCGGCGTCAGGAAAGACAAATTGAGAAACTAAGAGAGATTGTTcagtttcagaaagaaaaagacatatTGGCAGGAAAAGGCTATGTGATTCTGCCTAATGACTATTTTGAAGTCGTAGAAGTACCTGCCTAG